A part of Rhopalosiphum maidis isolate BTI-1 chromosome 3, ASM367621v3, whole genome shotgun sequence genomic DNA contains:
- the LOC113558265 gene encoding uncharacterized protein LOC113558265, whose protein sequence is MEYVNHGTGTDGCDGLPKVTQALVFMLAAINSNWKVPVVHKIGVQVRTLTFDGTVSNFSMAKYLGVDLSMPYPKPFFKHESGIVVYILLDAAHMLKLCRNTLGDWKTLYDESMKPIKWSFFQNLVSIQEEIGLHVGTKIRTRHIRYHKEKMKVR, encoded by the exons ATGGAGTATGTAAATCATGGAACTGGCACCGATGGTTGTGATGGACTTCCCAAAGTTACTCAAGCTCTTGTTTTTATGCTTGCAGCCATAAACTCAAATTGGAAAGTACCAGTTG TGCACAAAATTGGAGTCCAAGTTAGAACTCTAACATTTGATGGGACGGTATCTAATTTTTCTATGGCAAAGTATTTAGGAGTTGATTTATCTATGCCTTATCCCAAACCTTTTTTTAAGCATGAATCTGGAatagtagtatatattttattagatgcCGCTCACATGCTTAAACTATGTCGAAATACATTGGGTGACTGGAAAACTCTATATGACGAGAGCATGAAACCAATAAAGTggtcattttttcaaaatttggtTTCTATACAGGAAGAAATTGGTCTTCATGTGGGAACAAAAATCCGCACCAGACACATTAGGTatcataaagaaaaaatgaaagtGCGTTGA